The Aeromicrobium yanjiei genome includes a region encoding these proteins:
- a CDS encoding MarR family winged helix-turn-helix transcriptional regulator: MEDDVDRLIAAWQHERPDLDVSPMHVLSRVTRLALHLDRARKDAFEDQGLEPSEFDVLSALRRAGEPYQLSPGQLVQETLVTSGTMTNRVDRLVRKELVDRLPDPADRRGVQVRLTSQGREAVDGALDALLVAEKKLLAGLTPAEATQLADALRKLSQPFDR, translated from the coding sequence ATGGAGGACGACGTCGACCGGCTGATCGCCGCCTGGCAGCACGAGCGGCCGGACCTGGACGTGTCCCCCATGCACGTCCTCAGCCGGGTCACCCGGCTGGCGCTCCACCTCGACCGGGCCCGCAAGGACGCGTTCGAGGACCAGGGCCTGGAGCCGTCCGAGTTCGACGTCCTGTCCGCCCTGCGCCGGGCCGGTGAGCCCTATCAGCTCTCGCCCGGGCAGCTCGTGCAGGAGACGCTCGTGACCAGCGGCACCATGACGAACCGGGTCGACCGCCTGGTCCGCAAGGAGCTCGTCGACCGGCTGCCCGACCCTGCGGACCGCCGCGGCGTGCAGGTGCGGCTCACGTCCCAGGGCCGTGAGGCCGTCGACGGCGCGCTCGACGCGCTGCTCGTGGCGGAGAAGAAGCTGCTGGCCGGTCTGACCCCCGCGGAGGCGACCCAGCTGGCGGATGCGCTGCGCAAGCTGTCCCAGCCGTTCGACCGCTGA
- a CDS encoding methyltransferase domain-containing protein: protein MPTWDPARYLQFADDRSRPFVDLVGRVQGTPRSIVDLGCGPGHLTAVLRERWPHATVHGIDSSPEMIERALAGNHDDAATYELADVAAWAPDAPVDLMVSNALFQWVPDQLDVIERLTAHVAAEGTFALQVPRNYDSPSHTLLRDIAAEAPFAEATADVLADRGTEPAAYLELFAGLGWHVDLWETTYLHVLQGDDPVYDWVSGTGARPYVQALPDDLRESFVAAYRTALRGAYPRRPWGTVFPFRRTFVVARRPV from the coding sequence ATGCCGACCTGGGACCCGGCCCGCTACCTGCAGTTCGCCGATGACCGCTCCCGGCCCTTCGTCGACCTGGTGGGCCGCGTGCAGGGGACGCCGCGCAGCATCGTCGACCTCGGCTGCGGGCCCGGACACCTGACCGCGGTGCTGCGCGAGCGGTGGCCGCACGCGACCGTGCACGGGATCGACTCCTCGCCGGAGATGATCGAGCGCGCGCTGGCCGGCAACCATGACGACGCTGCGACGTACGAGCTCGCGGACGTCGCCGCATGGGCGCCGGACGCCCCGGTCGACCTCATGGTCTCCAACGCCCTGTTCCAGTGGGTGCCCGACCAGCTCGACGTCATCGAGCGGCTCACGGCCCACGTGGCCGCCGAGGGGACGTTCGCTCTGCAGGTCCCGCGCAACTACGACTCGCCCAGCCACACGCTGCTGCGGGACATCGCCGCCGAGGCCCCCTTCGCGGAGGCCACCGCCGACGTCCTCGCCGACCGCGGGACCGAGCCGGCGGCATACCTCGAGCTCTTCGCCGGCCTCGGCTGGCACGTCGACCTGTGGGAGACGACCTACCTGCACGTCCTGCAGGGTGACGACCCCGTCTATGACTGGGTCTCCGGCACGGGCGCCCGGCCGTACGTGCAGGCGCTGCCCGACGACCTGCGCGAGAGCTTCGTCGCGGCCTACCGCACCGCGCTGCGCGGCGCGTACCCGCGACGCCCGTGGGGCACCGTGTTCCCGTTCCGCCGTACCTTCGTCGTGGCCCGCCGCCCGGTCTGA
- a CDS encoding amidase — MDASEAVSAGPTRQAELLRSGTMTSRQLTEATLTAIERENPAINAVVQVLEGEALASADEADRRRASGQDGPLLGVPIAVKDDLAIARHRTGLGSRAMLHDASQDSDLVAALRAEGMVVVAKSTLPELAIFGFTESEATGVTRNPHDHRRTPGGSSGGSAALVAVGAVGIATASDGAGSIRIPAACCGLVGFKPTQGTMPSSGGWHDLSTQGGLARRVADSALFLDTFGSFADSLVEAAAVDPAPLRIGVSFSASAATKAAPLDPDVRATVRAAAETFRSAGHTVVEVDVPYGVAAKALTVRYLAGIRDGADGVDRPDRLEARTRSIARLGRPFGPRAVEWAKRKGQEWGGRAHDDLGVDVLLTPVMSGPAIEVEHWKGKGGLATVVSMNAFYPYTAQWNHAGVPAVSMPAGSTANGLPLAIQLIARRDDDARLMALAGQLERSA, encoded by the coding sequence ATGGACGCATCCGAGGCCGTGAGCGCCGGACCCACTCGACAGGCCGAGCTGCTGAGGTCAGGCACGATGACGTCCCGCCAGCTGACCGAGGCGACGCTGACGGCGATCGAGCGAGAGAACCCCGCGATCAACGCGGTCGTGCAGGTGCTGGAGGGGGAGGCGCTCGCCTCCGCGGACGAGGCCGACCGGCGTCGCGCGTCGGGACAGGACGGCCCCCTCCTGGGGGTGCCGATCGCGGTCAAGGACGATCTCGCGATCGCGCGGCACCGCACGGGGCTCGGCTCGCGCGCGATGCTGCACGACGCCTCCCAGGACAGCGACCTGGTCGCCGCCCTGCGCGCGGAGGGCATGGTCGTGGTCGCCAAGTCGACCCTGCCCGAGCTCGCGATCTTCGGGTTCACCGAGTCCGAGGCGACCGGCGTGACGCGCAACCCGCACGACCACCGCCGCACCCCGGGCGGTTCGTCCGGCGGGTCCGCCGCGCTCGTGGCGGTCGGGGCCGTGGGGATCGCGACCGCGTCCGACGGCGCGGGCTCGATCCGCATCCCGGCCGCGTGCTGCGGCCTCGTCGGCTTCAAGCCGACCCAGGGCACGATGCCGAGCTCGGGCGGCTGGCACGACCTGTCGACCCAGGGCGGGCTCGCGCGTCGCGTCGCGGACAGTGCGCTGTTCCTCGACACGTTCGGCAGCTTCGCGGACTCGCTGGTCGAGGCCGCTGCGGTCGATCCCGCGCCGCTGCGGATCGGGGTGTCGTTCAGCGCCTCGGCCGCGACCAAGGCGGCGCCGCTGGACCCCGACGTACGCGCGACGGTCCGGGCCGCCGCCGAGACCTTCCGTTCCGCGGGCCACACCGTCGTGGAGGTGGACGTCCCGTATGGGGTCGCGGCCAAGGCCCTGACCGTCCGCTATCTCGCGGGCATCCGGGACGGTGCGGACGGCGTCGACCGCCCCGACCGGCTCGAGGCGCGCACGCGGTCCATCGCCCGGCTCGGCCGCCCGTTCGGGCCCCGTGCGGTCGAGTGGGCCAAGCGCAAGGGACAGGAGTGGGGCGGCCGGGCGCACGACGACCTGGGCGTCGACGTGCTGCTGACGCCGGTGATGTCCGGCCCGGCGATCGAGGTCGAGCACTGGAAGGGCAAGGGCGGCCTGGCCACGGTCGTGTCGATGAACGCCTTCTACCCGTACACCGCCCAGTGGAACCACGCGGGCGTCCCGGCCGTCTCGATGCCGGCCGGCTCGACGGCGAACGGTCTGCCGCTCGCGATCCAGCTGATCGCCCGGCGGGACGACGACGCGCGGCTCATGGCGCTGGCCGGCCAGCTCGAGCGGAGCGCCTGA